TTTAGATACGAGAGAATTACAATATTTACGGTTACATAACTCAAGTTTAGCCAAATGTTGTATCATGTTAatatttaggttaaaaaaacGTCATTGAACTCACTATTTAAGATGAAAATAGAGgaaaatttctttaataagTAACGGTTTTTACCATTGGATTATCGAGCGGTGTCGTCCAATCCCAAcctttcatttgtttgatCATTCTGAATCTGTTTTGGCGGGATAAAACTATCCACAGACAATCCAGGAACATTAAACGCCACATCATCAATACTCCAGCTCTCCTGCAAACGTGTGATCATAGGACCAGTTTTGAGATCGTCTCCAAATCGTGTGATGACGACGTTGGTCTCGCCAGAGTGGGCGATCATTACACCATCAACCGGTCGATAATCGTCAATTTTTGTGGACATAGTTGTTTCCCAATACATTGGGTGAGAACCAGGGGATTGAATCCGAGTCAACGACGAATCTTCCAAGTATATTAAAAGTCCACGTCGTTGACAAAAGTAGCCGTAGATCGCGTGCTTGATCATCTCGGCTGTGTTGTCGCTTCGATCGACGAGGTCCGTCTGATCTGCTGACAATTTTAAGACAAAACAATCAACAGCCATGATTTGCTTTTCTCCCATGTACTGTGCTGGAGAGAATACTTCAGAAATTGCTAGCGGATCAAGTCCCTGTTTAAAAGCGTTGCATAACATAAGTCAAAGTCAACATCTTCCaacatattattattcttttaaaaacaataattgaattattaattattatacaCACCCTTCATCCACCCCACTTAAGTCCAGGCACACCAGCTCTTATAAGATTCATAACTCCCCAGGGACGGGCGTagcagtgtccttactggcacaccaacTCTCATAACATTCGTAATTTCCAAGGGACGGGCGTAgcagtgtcctcactggcacaccaacTCTCATAACATTCGTAATTTCCAAGAGACGGGCGTAGGGATTAGACTTTGAAATGTGTGAAGAAAGATAGGTTTTAGCTCTTCTCTATTCAAGCACTCAAATAAAAagctttaataatttaaacaactTTTTTGTCTCCCACAAATGGTAGGGTCTCAACATCATTGTAGGGTAccctccattttctttccttttttttctttttgagggTGGGGCTAAATTAATAGGCCTACCCacatctaaaaaaatagagagattaataaataaaaataaaaactcgaCATCCAACCACATGAGTATAATTTGGTACGTAATGTATCTCTCTTTAATCTTAAAGTAGGTTAAAATCTCGACCCTTTCAttatagaatatttttaaaaaaaatttataaaatgtaaATACAATGATGtctaaaatagaatatttaaattttcaaaactaaacttagatttaattgaaaaaaaattaaagcttATTTGatgagtattttatttttaatttatatttttaaaaattaagattacaACTAATAGTTTTATATGCagatttctttgttttgtcgtcaatttcataaaaaatatatttaaaatctaaattaaaatttaaaaatgtaaaaaaaaaaataaaaaaaaaatgaagggtaataaaattaaaactatttttaaaaaagaaaaaaattttaaaaatcaaattaggtGAAATAATATTGAGTGGAATTAAACATTGAAAAGGCTTGCCTGAAAAGCACGGCGGAGAGGGCGGACGGCGCCCTTGGCGGCATGAGAACCAAGCCAAGGCGTGTGCCTCCAGGCGACGTTGCCATCGCTGCCGGCCACAATGCTGTGGCCTCCCACAGCCAGCTCTATCAGCCACTTATTAGGAATCATTTGCCACATCACAAAGCAACCTTTTTGTGCCACTCCAACGGTGGGTCCTCCGCCGCCGGAGCTAACCTCATCCGCCATCCCCATAGTTAGTTTTCCCGTCACAAATATATTCTTCACTCTTCCTTTCAGTTTTCGACACCCAGTCGCAGCGATAAAATGTTCTATAATATACTGAGACGACGACGAAACCTAtacgaaaaaaataatttgattgattacaataatatctctaaattataatactattttgatcatatttaaatatttaaatatatatttctaaatattcttataattaaaaaatatatataattgcaTTAAACATGAAATTTGGACATTAAAATCCGTACACATTAGTCCATTTAATTGGCAACACTTTATAAATCCActccaaatttatttaataacttcgctaatttaattataatatagaaataaattatgtcAATTGAAAgacatatttgaaaatttttaaattttaagaattaaataaataaaatagttacaGGATttgtttcataattattttattttattttaattaaattaagtataTAGTTCTCAAGTTCAAGCAAGTTTcgaaatacttttaaaaattaatttttattttgaattaatctaaaaatataagcatttttccatttaaaaatagtaaaaaaactcaatctaaatttataatttaacataaatccaaaaaaaaaaaaaaaaaaaaaaaaaaaaaaaaNTTTGTTTCGTTAGAGTAACCTGACTCTCAACtctccacgatggtatgatatttggtatgatattggttgattataaactcatggtCAGTCTCTAAATTAGAAGAGttggactttcatcatcttcacctaatatattttttctaaaaatatataaaaagagaaaaagattaaataaaaaaagctgAAATACCTGATTGGTTGAGGAAACGATAGTGTTAGGTTGAACGGAGACGGGAAAGAGAGGGCAGCCGAGGACGCTGAGAAGGACATTAAGGCTATCGGACTTTTTTCCACAATAAAGGATCGAAAGATGAGTTCTGATCCAGTTCCGCCACGATCGTCCTCCGCCTCTGCTGCCGGCGGTGGTGCTACGGTTGCGATTCCGAGTCCGGCCGTCATTTTCGTC
This portion of the Cucurbita pepo subsp. pepo cultivar mu-cu-16 chromosome LG08, ASM280686v2, whole genome shotgun sequence genome encodes:
- the LOC111800643 gene encoding uncharacterized protein LOC111800643 — translated: MNRLAPLSEEPIDENDGRTRNRNRSTTAGSRGGGRSWRNWIRTHLSILYCGKKSDSLNVLLSVLGCPLFPVSVQPNTIVSSTNQVSSSSQYIIEHFIAATGCRKLKGRVKNIFVTGKLTMGMADEVSSGGGGPTVGVAQKGCFVMWQMIPNKWLIELAVGGHSIVAGSDGNVAWRHTPWLGSHAAKGAVRPLRRAFQGLDPLAISEVFSPAQYMGEKQIMAVDCFVLKLSADQTDLVDRSDNTAEMIKHAIYGYFCQRRGLLIYLEDSSLTRIQSPGSHPMYWETTMSTKIDDYRPVDGVMIAHSGETNVVITRFGDDLKTGPMITRLQESWSIDDVAFNVPGLSVDSFIPPKQIQNDQTNERLGLDDTAR